A region of Candidatus Wallbacteria bacterium DNA encodes the following proteins:
- the glgA gene encoding glycogen synthase GlgA, giving the protein MKELKVLLAASEASPFAKTGGLADVAGSLPAALSKLGVDCRLIIPKYKSVYNMRPNTSKVGEFSVNLAGNVYLGEVEEAKIPKTQASVYFIKNDRFFFRDELYQVKGRDYDDNASRFIFFSRAVLEVMKIIQFKPDIIFANDWQTGLIPAYLKSPLYSDDVFYHGIKTVFSIHNLAYQGIFWHLDMPLTGLGWDYFTPEKIEFYGKINLLKAGIVFADQITTVSPTYAREIQTQEMGCGLEGLLAERSNDLVGIVNGIDYETWNPENDKLIQKTYNSGKSAAGKAKNKLSLLEMFGLPIDDRPLIGIVSRLDEQKGIDLLHNALSEIMGQQVKLVILGKGKPEYEEFLAAAAAKHPDKLGVRIEFNEKIAHQIQAGADIFLMPSKVEPCGLNQLYALRYGTIPVVRKTGGLSDTIIDFDPADGSGNGFVFEEYNPLSMIRAIKRVCETYRAPKLWKKLVNNAMEADFSWNSSAQKYKELFEKVRS; this is encoded by the coding sequence ATGAAAGAATTGAAGGTTCTGCTGGCTGCATCCGAAGCTTCACCTTTTGCCAAAACCGGCGGCCTGGCCGATGTTGCAGGTTCGCTTCCTGCGGCCCTGTCTAAACTTGGAGTGGATTGCCGGCTGATCATCCCGAAATATAAAAGTGTTTATAACATGCGGCCTAATACCAGCAAAGTCGGGGAATTCTCAGTGAATCTTGCGGGCAATGTCTATCTCGGGGAAGTTGAAGAAGCCAAAATACCCAAGACTCAGGCCTCAGTCTACTTTATCAAGAACGACCGGTTCTTCTTCCGCGACGAATTATACCAGGTCAAGGGACGCGATTATGATGACAATGCCTCCCGTTTTATCTTCTTTTCCAGGGCAGTGCTGGAAGTGATGAAGATTATCCAGTTCAAACCTGACATCATTTTCGCCAACGACTGGCAGACTGGTCTGATCCCAGCCTATCTCAAATCTCCGCTTTACAGTGACGATGTTTTTTACCACGGGATAAAGACAGTGTTTTCGATTCATAATTTAGCCTATCAGGGGATTTTCTGGCATCTGGACATGCCGTTGACCGGCCTGGGATGGGATTATTTCACCCCTGAGAAAATTGAATTCTATGGTAAAATTAATCTGTTGAAAGCAGGCATTGTCTTTGCAGATCAGATTACAACTGTCTCTCCCACCTATGCCAGAGAAATTCAAACCCAGGAAATGGGCTGCGGTTTGGAAGGTTTGCTTGCAGAGAGGAGCAATGATCTGGTTGGAATCGTTAATGGAATCGATTATGAGACATGGAATCCTGAAAACGATAAGTTGATCCAGAAAACATATAATTCAGGGAAATCTGCAGCCGGGAAAGCCAAAAACAAACTCAGCCTCCTGGAAATGTTCGGCCTGCCGATTGACGACCGTCCTCTGATCGGAATTGTCAGCCGTCTGGACGAACAGAAGGGGATAGATCTCCTTCATAACGCACTGTCTGAGATCATGGGGCAGCAAGTGAAGCTTGTGATTCTGGGAAAGGGGAAGCCGGAATATGAGGAATTTCTGGCTGCTGCTGCGGCGAAACACCCTGACAAACTAGGAGTAAGAATCGAATTCAATGAAAAAATCGCCCATCAGATCCAGGCCGGAGCTGACATTTTCCTGATGCCATCGAAAGTCGAGCCATGCGGGTTGAACCAGTTGTATGCTTTGCGCTACGGTACGATTCCGGTTGTGCGGAAGACCGGTGGATTGTCCGACACGATCATTGATTTTGACCCTGCTGACGGATCTGGAAATGGATTCGTGTTTGAAGAGTATAACCCGCTTTCCATGATCAGAGCCATCAAGCGGGTCTGCGAAACCTACCGTGCTCCCAAACTCTGGAAAAAACTGGTGAACAATGCTATGGAAGCTGATTTTTCCTGGAATAGCTCTGCTCAGAAATACAAGGAACTGTTTGAGAAAGTTCGGAGTTGA
- a CDS encoding methyl-accepting chemotaxis protein: MAFRSRYFIDRETQLNLVFSFLVMVLIIAVITFSNFTYFAIFFKEFVLSEPEAAGLNSIIDSAIATFKGRLLLLFVIDILILFVMGILISHRIAGPIYKFGRRISKYLTGDMTEKITLRRTDLLFELADSLNSYFDFLRSKLQRLKDLTAELPESDKKHELQKELECFKLK, encoded by the coding sequence ATGGCGTTTAGAAGCCGCTATTTCATTGACCGCGAAACCCAGCTCAACCTGGTTTTTTCCTTCCTGGTAATGGTGTTGATCATTGCAGTGATCACATTTTCCAATTTCACTTATTTCGCAATTTTTTTCAAGGAATTCGTTCTTTCAGAGCCTGAGGCAGCAGGTTTGAATTCCATCATCGACTCCGCGATCGCAACATTCAAGGGACGCCTGCTGCTTCTTTTTGTAATCGACATCCTGATCCTGTTCGTGATGGGTATCCTGATCTCCCACCGGATCGCCGGACCGATTTATAAATTCGGCCGCAGGATTTCAAAGTATCTGACTGGTGATATGACCGAAAAAATCACGCTGCGCAGGACTGATCTCCTGTTCGAACTTGCGGATTCATTAAACAGTTACTTTGATTTTCTGCGCTCAAAACTTCAGAGGTTAAAGGATCTGACAGCCGAACTTCCGGAATCAGATAAAAAGCATGAATTGCAGAAGGAACTGGAGTGCTTTAAGCTTAAATAA
- a CDS encoding S-layer homology domain-containing protein gives MKRVLISFILLIAFLANATPFTDIPKNHWAVQAVSELSERGIITGFPNGTFQGGKTVTRYDLAVVIARLVENLHTTPGLKAKLGKADLSSIKKLTVEFADELSLLGVKASSLENDMKTVKDDMTVLKDDLTTLKAGNAGFGNLNISGNIFTWNENLDYGESSVGSDMNLAYTFSELCLIMDMDITPDVYLASHFEKFGYWNTSGGDWTSGRLTGAGLNFNQDSDLRTYYSYVGVKDFFGWADDMKFGRQHFTIGQGLLIKGMGDGILAEKKISEHDTTVTVAGVKSDSADTGSLGVSNDNAGIDLIYTDWYFNLNDVQAELYLVNQRDPLSGTGAGFCDATVPWKHVHRKNWCGLSLSGKPAESLELFGEYSRLRWDEDVDIDGNGSTESGDPGYLLGLKWDADKKTSLTLQYDKFGEWFHRPMDSNQGTLWGYNTCLDFDDDILFDPAGYRMNFDDLMTELSFKVSEKSTLLGRFEKIDDNNVYAALSEPDSRKVYTGRYLYQYKENTTLSLTYRKISVNRNETASVAGTQVASGSTNPFAGVHGFCGDGFGNVNGSTGTDGKNFYLVDDVSILRLSLDVCF, from the coding sequence ATGAAACGCGTACTGATCTCTTTCATCCTGCTGATCGCCTTTTTAGCCAATGCAACTCCTTTTACCGACATCCCCAAGAATCACTGGGCAGTCCAAGCAGTGAGTGAATTGTCTGAACGTGGAATTATCACAGGTTTTCCCAATGGCACTTTCCAGGGCGGAAAAACTGTCACCAGATATGACCTGGCTGTTGTGATCGCCAGACTGGTTGAAAATCTCCACACTACGCCTGGTCTGAAAGCGAAGCTTGGCAAAGCCGATCTCTCCAGCATCAAAAAATTGACTGTGGAATTTGCAGACGAACTTTCCCTGCTGGGAGTCAAGGCAAGCAGCCTGGAAAACGACATGAAAACAGTCAAGGATGACATGACAGTGCTCAAAGACGACCTGACTACCCTGAAAGCGGGAAATGCCGGATTCGGCAACCTGAACATCAGCGGGAACATCTTTACCTGGAATGAGAATCTTGATTATGGTGAATCCTCAGTGGGAAGCGACATGAACCTGGCTTACACATTCAGTGAACTCTGTCTGATCATGGACATGGACATCACCCCTGACGTCTACCTTGCCTCTCATTTCGAGAAATTCGGCTACTGGAACACGAGCGGAGGAGACTGGACAAGCGGCCGACTTACCGGCGCAGGCCTGAACTTCAATCAGGACAGTGACTTAAGGACATATTATTCATATGTAGGTGTGAAGGATTTCTTCGGCTGGGCTGATGACATGAAATTCGGACGCCAGCATTTCACGATCGGCCAGGGCTTGCTCATTAAAGGCATGGGCGACGGAATCCTGGCTGAAAAGAAAATTTCCGAGCATGATACCACAGTCACGGTCGCGGGCGTCAAGAGCGACTCTGCAGACACCGGTTCGCTCGGGGTCAGCAACGATAATGCAGGTATCGATCTAATATACACTGACTGGTATTTCAACCTGAATGATGTGCAGGCTGAACTTTACTTAGTCAATCAGCGCGATCCTCTCTCAGGAACCGGGGCTGGTTTCTGCGATGCCACAGTCCCCTGGAAACATGTGCACAGGAAAAACTGGTGCGGCCTTTCCCTGTCCGGAAAACCTGCGGAGTCGCTGGAACTGTTCGGAGAGTATTCCAGGCTGAGATGGGACGAGGACGTTGACATTGACGGCAACGGTTCTACTGAGAGCGGGGACCCGGGTTACCTGCTGGGCCTGAAATGGGACGCTGACAAGAAAACATCGCTCACACTGCAGTACGACAAGTTCGGCGAATGGTTCCATCGCCCGATGGACTCCAATCAGGGCACGCTCTGGGGTTACAACACCTGCCTTGATTTTGATGATGACATTCTGTTCGATCCTGCCGGTTACCGCATGAACTTCGATGACCTGATGACTGAACTTTCATTCAAGGTTTCCGAAAAGAGCACTCTGCTCGGTCGTTTCGAAAAGATCGACGACAACAATGTTTACGCTGCACTGTCAGAACCTGACAGCAGGAAAGTTTACACCGGCCGCTATCTTTATCAGTACAAGGAAAACACGACTTTAAGCCTGACCTACAGGAAGATCAGCGTGAACCGGAATGAAACAGCATCCGTTGCCGGAACCCAGGTTGCTTCAGGCAGCACGAATCCATTTGCAGGTGTGCATGGCTTTTGCGGCGATGGATTCGGCAATGTGAACGGATCCACAGGTACTGACGGCAAGAATTTTTACCTGGTCGATGATGTCAGCATCCTAAGACTGAGCCTGGATGTTTGTTTCTAG
- the coaE gene encoding dephospho-CoA kinase (Dephospho-CoA kinase (CoaE) performs the final step in coenzyme A biosynthesis.) encodes MTKHYFRLIGLTGQACSGKSSISEILRKKGFLIFNLDNIGHQALRNERIRNVLTAEFGTEILSAGEIDRKKLGRIVFSSSKRLSLLNQITWPWMITRITELLKLIQGELTTAFLEAAILYQGGFDKICAQTVFVRADQKLLEARLIERNGRDFAENVLKQQEMMREYEKRADYYIDNNGTLAELEKATEEMLRWLKAGDW; translated from the coding sequence ATGACAAAACATTACTTTCGTCTTATCGGCCTCACAGGCCAGGCCTGCTCAGGAAAAAGCAGTATCTCGGAAATTTTACGGAAGAAAGGCTTTCTCATCTTCAATCTTGATAACATAGGACATCAGGCTCTGCGGAATGAGAGAATCAGGAATGTCCTGACAGCTGAATTCGGGACTGAAATCCTGTCTGCTGGAGAAATAGACCGGAAAAAACTCGGCAGGATCGTCTTTTCAAGTTCGAAAAGGCTTTCCCTTCTTAATCAAATCACCTGGCCCTGGATGATCACCAGAATCACTGAACTTTTGAAACTGATTCAGGGAGAGCTGACAACAGCCTTTTTGGAAGCTGCAATCCTGTATCAGGGTGGCTTTGACAAAATCTGTGCTCAGACAGTTTTTGTCAGGGCTGATCAGAAACTGTTGGAAGCCCGCTTGATTGAACGCAACGGCAGAGATTTTGCAGAAAATGTGCTGAAGCAGCAGGAAATGATGAGAGAATACGAAAAAAGGGCTGATTATTACATTGACAACAATGGAACACTGGCTGAACTTGAGAAAGCGACTGAAGAGATGCTGAGATGGCTGAAAGCAGGTGATTGGTGA
- the rfaD gene encoding ADP-glyceromanno-heptose 6-epimerase — MQKLIIVTGGAGFIGSALVWALNNLGIDNILIVDHLGNSEKFRNLVPLKYIDYLEKDDFIAELEKESLSRKIDTILHLGACSSTTETDSSYLIRNNFEYSKKLCSFALSHDVRFVYASSGATYGDGTLGFSDDETGMQALRPLNMYGYSKQMFDLWAQQTGALKKIAGLKYFNVFGPNEYHKEDMRSVVHKAYEQIVQTGKVRLFKSYSPNYGDGLQKRDFVYVKDALKATLFFYHNRNVNGIYNIGTGVAQTWKALVDAIFSALNRKSCIEFIEMPEQLKPKYQYYTCASVSKLRLSGFMEEFTPLEESVTDYVCNYLVPGKHLEPEK; from the coding sequence ATGCAGAAGCTTATTATCGTTACCGGCGGCGCAGGATTCATTGGCTCTGCCCTGGTCTGGGCTCTCAACAATCTCGGTATCGACAACATTCTGATCGTCGATCACCTGGGAAACTCTGAAAAATTCAGAAACCTGGTCCCGCTGAAATACATCGATTATCTGGAAAAAGATGACTTCATCGCAGAACTGGAAAAAGAAAGCCTCAGCAGAAAAATCGACACCATTCTCCATCTGGGAGCCTGCAGTTCGACCACTGAAACCGATTCCAGCTATCTGATCAGAAACAATTTTGAGTACAGCAAGAAACTCTGCTCCTTTGCGCTCTCTCACGACGTACGTTTCGTCTATGCTTCAAGCGGCGCGACATATGGTGACGGGACCCTGGGATTTTCGGACGACGAGACAGGTATGCAGGCCTTGCGCCCTCTGAACATGTATGGATATTCCAAACAGATGTTCGACCTCTGGGCGCAGCAGACCGGAGCCCTCAAAAAAATCGCGGGCCTCAAGTATTTCAATGTCTTCGGCCCGAACGAATATCACAAGGAGGATATGCGCAGCGTAGTGCATAAGGCATATGAACAGATCGTGCAAACCGGAAAAGTCCGTCTTTTCAAGTCCTACAGCCCGAACTATGGCGACGGCCTGCAAAAACGGGATTTTGTCTATGTGAAAGACGCTCTCAAAGCCACGCTCTTCTTCTACCACAACCGGAATGTCAACGGCATCTACAACATCGGAACCGGTGTGGCACAGACCTGGAAAGCTCTTGTTGACGCCATTTTTTCGGCTCTGAATCGCAAGAGCTGCATAGAATTCATCGAAATGCCCGAACAGCTTAAACCCAAGTATCAGTATTACACCTGCGCCTCTGTGTCCAAGCTGCGCCTTTCCGGATTCATGGAAGAATTCACTCCGTTGGAGGAGTCAGTAACAGACTATGTGTGTAATTATCTGGTGCCCGGGAAGCATCTGGAACCTGAAAAATGA